One genomic region from Nymphaea colorata isolate Beijing-Zhang1983 chromosome 12, ASM883128v2, whole genome shotgun sequence encodes:
- the LOC116265947 gene encoding probable acetyltransferase NATA1-like, with amino-acid sequence MSSASSTSATGGNQPARPTAKQAIVRLAVKDDVPHIHRMIYQMAVFERLTHLFSATEESLSSTLFPDDPSQSPPTVFILELSDDGTPPLPQHPSDCLHPLVRRVEFTTTVDDPESESFISSPGTVVAGFVLFFRNYSTFMAKPGLYIEDLFVREPYRRRGLGRILLTAVAEQAAKTGMGRVEWCVLDWNVNAIKFYEEMGAEVLQEWRICRLTGDALEAYGRNAD; translated from the coding sequence ATGTCCTCCGCCTCTTCCACCTCCGCCACCGGCGGCAACCAACCTGCCAGACCAACCGCCAAGCAAGCTATCGTCCGCCTTGCCGTCAAGGATGACGTCCCCCACATCCACCGAATGATCTATCAGATGGCCGTCTTCGAGCGCCTCACCCACCTCTTCTCTGCCACCGAAGAGTCCCTCTCCTCCACCCTCTTCCCAGACGATCCCTCCCAATCGCCCCCCACTGTCTTCATCCTGGAGCTCTCTGATGACGGTACTCCACCACTGCCCCAACACCCATCTGACTGTCTCCATCCGTTGGTCCGGCGGGTTGAGTTCACAACCACCGTCGACGACCCTGAGTCGGAGTCCTTCATCTCGTCTCCGGGGACTGTGGTCGCCGGGTTCGTTCTCTTCTTCCGGAACTACTCGACCTTCATGGCAAAGCCGGGGTTGTACATAGAGGATCTGTTCGTGAGGGAGCCTTACCGGAGAAGGGGGCTGGGAAGGATCCTGCTGACGGCGGTGGCAGAGCAAGCGGCAAAAACAGGGATGGGGAGGGTGGAGTGGTGCGTGCTGGATTGGAACGTCAACGCCATCAAGTTCTACGAGGAAATGGGCGCGGAGGTCCTGCAGGAATGGCGGATCTGCAGGCTTACCGGCGACGCCTTGGAGGCTTACGGGCGCAATGCAGATTGA